The following coding sequences are from one Salvia hispanica cultivar TCC Black 2014 chromosome 3, UniMelb_Shisp_WGS_1.0, whole genome shotgun sequence window:
- the LOC125214463 gene encoding expansin-like B1: MHAMGSSHHYYFVFSAVLVVAAASLCLADDPFICTRATYYGSPECYGNPSGACGYGEYGRTVYNGQVSGVSRLYRNGTGCGACYQVRCKIAAHCTDEGTEVVATDYGEGHYTDFILSTRAYANLAKPNMAAELFAYGVVDVEYRRIPCRYSSNLVIKVHERSSYPHYLAVVPIYQSGTTDITALQIWQEDCKEWREMRRVYGAVWDTQSPPLGAAISLRLQIVATANAEAKWVQLSSVIAADWKAGLTYDAAIQLN, from the exons ATGCATGCAATGGGTTCATCACACCATTACTACTTTGTGTTTTCAGCTGTTTTGGTAGTAGCTGCTGCCTCCCTCTGTTTGGCTGATGATCCTTTTATTTGCACTAGAGCCACCTACTACGGAAGCCCCGAATGCTACGGAAATCCAa GTGGAGCATGTGGATATGGAGAATATGGTAGAACAGTATACAATGGGCAAGTGAGTGGAGTCTCAAGGCTTTACCGGAATGGCACTGGCTGTGGTGCCTGCTACCAG GTTAGATGCAAAATTGCAGCACATTGCACCGACGAAGGAACGGAGGTGGTGGCGACGGATTACGGCGAGGGGCACTACACGGACTTCATATTGAGCACACGCGCCTATGCTAACCTGGCGAAGCCGAACATGGCCGCTGAGCTATTTGCGTACGGCGTGGTGGACGTGGAGTACCGACGGATCCCGTGCCGTTACTCCTCCAACCTGGTGATCAAAGTTCACGAGCGCAGCAGCTACCCTCACTACTTGGCCGTCGTACCTATCTACCAATCGGGCACCACGGATATCACTGCGCTTCAAATATGGCAGGAGGACTGCAAGGAATGGAGGGAAATGCGAAGGGTATACGGAGCGGTCTGGGACACGCAGAGCCCACCGTTGGGGGCTGCGATAAGCTTACGACTCCAGATTGTGGCCACTGCGAACGCAGAGGCGAAGTGGGTGCAGCTTTCGAGTGTGATCGCTGCCGATTGGAAGGCTGGCCTCACATACGACGCTGCCATTCAACTCAACTGA